In the genome of Telluria mixta, the window ACAAGGGCATCGACATCGCCGGCAAGATGGGCCAGCAAGTCATGGCCGCGGGTTCCGGTAAGGTGATGTATGCCGGCAGCGGCATTCGCGGATATGGTAATCTCGTGATTGTTAAGCACAGCAACAGCCTGTTGTCGGCATATGCGCACAACCGCACCATCCTGGTGAAGGAAGGTCAGAACGTGACCAAGGGCCAGGCCATCGCGGAGATGGGTGATTCCGATGCCGACACGGTCAAACTGCATTTCGAGATACGCCAGCAGGGCAAGCCGGTCGACCCGGCCAAGTTCCTGCCCAGTCGCTAGAGAGAGCCGATGACCTTGCCCCCCGACCCGCTGGACCACGACACGCCGGAAGACAATCCGGATGAACCGCTGGACGACGGCGAGTTCGGGGTGGATGGCGCCGACCGCGCCGAGATGCTGCCGGACGGCGGCACACCGGCCGTCGTCGACACCGTCGACGAACTGAAAAGCGTCCTGCAGGCCGAGCTGTCGACGGACACCACCCAGCACTACCTGAACCGCATCGGCGCCAAGCCGCTGCTCACCGCCGAGCAGGAAGCGCACTACGCGACCCTCGCCAAGGCGGGCGACTTCAACGCCCGCCAGAAGATGATCGAGCATAACCTGCGGCTCGTCGTCTCCATCGCCAAGCACTACATCAACCGCGGCGTCGTGCTGCTCGACCTCATCGAGGAGGGCAACATCGGCCTGATGCGCGCGATCGACAAGTTCGAGCCGGAGCGCGGCTTCCGCTTTTCCACGTACGCGACGTGGTGGATCCGCCAAAGCATCGAGCGCGCGATCATGAACCAGGCCCGCACCGTGCGCCTGCCCGTGCACATGGTGCGCGAACTGAACCAGGTGCTCCGTGCGAAATACCACCTCGAAGCCCAGCACCACGACGGCAAGGAAGCGAGCGCGGAAGACATCGCCAGCCTCGTCGGCCGGCCCGTGGAAGAAGTGC includes:
- the rpoS gene encoding RNA polymerase sigma factor RpoS gives rise to the protein MTLPPDPLDHDTPEDNPDEPLDDGEFGVDGADRAEMLPDGGTPAVVDTVDELKSVLQAELSTDTTQHYLNRIGAKPLLTAEQEAHYATLAKAGDFNARQKMIEHNLRLVVSIAKHYINRGVVLLDLIEEGNIGLMRAIDKFEPERGFRFSTYATWWIRQSIERAIMNQARTVRLPVHMVRELNQVLRAKYHLEAQHHDGKEASAEDIASLVGRPVEEVQDILALSEHATSLDAPLDNDPQSSLMDMLPDEGDVSPDAHAEQHEMTVLVRDWLQKLPDKQRVVVMRRFGLDNDDPATLETLAEEMGVTRERVRQIQQEALVKLKRAMAARGVVRDSLL